TCGCGGATCATGACGATCCCAACGATCAGGAAAAGGCCGTACACCACCATGGCCAGGTCGCGAAACACCAGAACTACCTGGGCTCCGCCCGCCAGCCCGCGCAGAGCCGCTACGCAGCCAATACCGATCAGCACCAGGATGGAAAAAACCGGGGTGGAGCGCAGGCGAAACCATCGCAGTCGCGGCCACACGAACTGGCGCAGCAGCAGCCAGCCGAGCACGTAATCGGAGATGTAAAGCGGCAAGCCGGGAATCTGGAGGTAAGCGAAGTCCTTGCTGTAGGTCATGGTGCACAGCAGAAACCAGAGCAGGACTCCCTCCTGTGTAGACGCCCGCGCTCGGCGTGCGTACAGCAGGACCAGAGGCAGCATAATGGCGGCGAACGCGCCCGCCGCCGGGGTCACCTTGTGGCTCAGGACCACTTCCGCGGTGAACTCCCAGTCATTGTCGAACGGCTTGGTCAGACCATCCGCGGTGACGATCAGCAAGCCGGCAGTCAGGACGACCAGCAGCCAGAAGTTGATCAGCCGGCCGTCACCGAAGAAGGAACGTGCTCCCTCTCGCGGAAACGGAACCGATGGAGAAAAGCCGAAGCTGTGGGCGTGGTCCATTTCGTCGGCAGCGGGATGAACTAGCTGGAGGAATCGCCGTCCTGCGAGCCGGCCGTAGCGGCGCGAACGCGGCCGTTGCGCACGAATTTCATCCGCCCTGCCGAACGCGCCCAGATTTCCTGAACGATCCGCTTCCTCTCATCGGCCGGATCGATCCGTTCCCAGTAATCGCGCCCGAGGATCCAGGAGGCGGACAGAAGGAACGAGAACATGGTCCCGATCAGGACGACCAGCCAGCGTTTCGGGCTGTACTTGCGCTCAGGATAGACGGCGGGATCGAGCACGTTCACCGGCGGCACTTCCTTGGCCTCCTGCACGCGCGCCAGCTCGTACTGCTTCGTCAGCGCCTCGAAGACGGCCTCGTTGATCATCGTCTTGCGGTAGAGATCGGCGTAGGTCACACCCAGGCGCGGCAGCTCGCGGATGATTTGCCCGAGCGACTGGTTCGAGGGGTTCGTGGTGCTGTCGGCGGCGCCCGACGACTGCACCTGGCGGCGGAGTTCCTCGATGCGCGCCCGCAATGACTTCACGCGCACGTTGCTGTCGGTGTAGATCTGCTCCATTCCCTGGAGTTGCGACTCGGCGGCGGCCAGCTCGCCCTGCACGCGTGCGGCGGCCGTGAACGCGGCCTTCGCCTGTTCGGGAATGTTGAGCGCCGTATTGGCCGAGGCGAACTTGCTGAACTCGACAGCGGATTGGTCGAGTTCTTTCTTCACGACCTTCAAGCGTTCTTCCAGGAAGATGCGCTCACGGCGCGCCGAAGAAGTAGAAACCTCGGCCATGAGCTTGCCGAGCTCCTCCGCATAGGCGTTCGTGATATCGCGGGCGCGACCGGGGTCGCGGTCGACGTACTTGATGGTGATGACGCCGGTCTTCCGATCTTCCCCGATATCGGTTGCGTTTTCCAGGTCGCGGCGCGCGTCCTCGTAAAAGGTGCGGCCGTAGACCTTCTTCAGGTCGAAGCGGTCCACCATGCGATCTTCCAGAACGCGGCTTTGGAGCGCCGCGATGAACAACGCACCCGTGGTCTTCATCCCCAACAGACTGGCCGCAAGACCGAGTCCAGCCGAAGCACCGGCGCTGTTGCCCCCGCCGCCAAATCCGATCAGCGTGTTCAGCATGCTGGAATTGTCAGGCGGCATCAGGCGCGTGACCGCCTGGTAGCGCTTGGGAATGACGAACGCCAGAATGATGCTCACGACGACGCCAACCGCCAGCGCCTTCTTTACGATTTGACGCTCGCGCCACAGCAGCCGCAGGCTTCGATAAACGGCGTCATCGAGCTGAATTCCTACCAGCTCGTCGGTCGGGTCGGCGTGGCGCAACCGCCGTTCTGGCGGCGTCTCCACCGCCGAGCCATAGCGCTGACTGGGACTTTCCACTCGGTGTGTTTCTCCTTGTTGCGGGGCCTCACCGCGAGGCAGACAGGCGCGAATCCAGGTCCGGCCGGCAGCTCAGGTGAGCATCAATACTATAGGCCAATTTGCGTTGGACTGCAGGCCATCGCTACTGCCCGTTGCCGTGCAACACCGCGGGCAGCGTGCGCAGAAGGATCTTCATGTCGAGGGCCAGTGTCCAGTTCTCGATGTATTCCAGGTCCAGCGCCATGTTTTTTTCGAACGAGGGATCGCTGCGCGCCATCACCTGCCACAAGCCGGTCAGGCCGGGCTTCACGTGCAGGCGGACCATGTGCTCCAGGTCGTAATGCTCGAAGTCATCAAGCGGATGCGGCCGCGGCCCCACCAGGCTCATGTCGCC
The genomic region above belongs to Terriglobales bacterium and contains:
- a CDS encoding GNVR domain-containing protein, translating into MESPSQRYGSAVETPPERRLRHADPTDELVGIQLDDAVYRSLRLLWRERQIVKKALAVGVVVSIILAFVIPKRYQAVTRLMPPDNSSMLNTLIGFGGGGNSAGASAGLGLAASLLGMKTTGALFIAALQSRVLEDRMVDRFDLKKVYGRTFYEDARRDLENATDIGEDRKTGVITIKYVDRDPGRARDITNAYAEELGKLMAEVSTSSARRERIFLEERLKVVKKELDQSAVEFSKFASANTALNIPEQAKAAFTAAARVQGELAAAESQLQGMEQIYTDSNVRVKSLRARIEELRRQVQSSGAADSTTNPSNQSLGQIIRELPRLGVTYADLYRKTMINEAVFEALTKQYELARVQEAKEVPPVNVLDPAVYPERKYSPKRWLVVLIGTMFSFLLSASWILGRDYWERIDPADERKRIVQEIWARSAGRMKFVRNGRVRAATAGSQDGDSSS